Within the Azospirillum brasilense genome, the region CTTCTGGCGATCCGCGGCCTGTCCAAGGCCTTCCTGGGCGTCCAGGCGCTGGACGGCGTGGATTTCACCGTGCGCCATGGCGAGATCCACGCCCTCCTCGGCGAGAACGGCGCCGGCAAGTCGACGCTGATCAAGACGCTGACCGGTGTCTACCAGCGCGACGCCGGCACCGTGACGCTGGAGGGGCGGGCCATCGCCCCCCGCGGCGTGGAGGAGGCGCAGCGCCTGCACATCGGCACCGTCTATCAAGAGGTGAATCTGCTGCCGAACCTGTCGGTGGCGGAGAACCTGTTCCTCGGCCGGCAACCCATGCGTTTCGGTCTGGTCGACCGCGGCGCCATGCGGCGGCGGGCGCGGGCGGTGCTGATCCCCTACGGCCTGTCCCTCGACGTGACGGCGCCGCTCGGCCGCTTCTCGGTGGCGACGCAGCAGATCGTCGCCATCGCCCGCGCGGTGGACATGTCGGCCAAGGTGCTGATCCTCGACGAGCCGACGGCCAGCCTCGACGCGCAGGAGGTGGCGGTTCTCTTCAAGGTGATGCGGACCCTGCGCTCGCGTGGCATCGGCATCGTCTTCGTCACCCATTTCCTCGATCAGGTCTACGCGCTATGCGACCGCATCACCGTGCTGCGCAACGGCCGCCTGGTGGGGGAGCGGCGCACCGCGGAGCTGCCGCGCCTCGACCTCGTCGCCATGATGCTCGGGCGGGAGCTGGAGGCGGCGGCCCACCGCATCGCCCCGCCGGCGGATGACGGGGAAGAGGACGCCCGGCCGCCGCTGGTCCGCTTCCGCGGCTACGGCAAGGCGCGCAGCGTCGAGCCCTTCGACCTCGCCATCCGCCCCGGCGAGGTGGTGGGGCTCGCCGGGCTGCTCGGCTCCGGCCGGACGGAGACGGCGCGGCTGGTCTTCGGCATGGACCGCGCCGACCGGGGCGAGGTGGCGGTGGACGGCCAAGCGGTGCGGCTGCGCGGGCCGCGCGACGCCATC harbors:
- the ytfR gene encoding galactofuranose ABC transporter, ATP-binding protein YtfR, which gives rise to MTDPTPTASPPLLAIRGLSKAFLGVQALDGVDFTVRHGEIHALLGENGAGKSTLIKTLTGVYQRDAGTVTLEGRAIAPRGVEEAQRLHIGTVYQEVNLLPNLSVAENLFLGRQPMRFGLVDRGAMRRRARAVLIPYGLSLDVTAPLGRFSVATQQIVAIARAVDMSAKVLILDEPTASLDAQEVAVLFKVMRTLRSRGIGIVFVTHFLDQVYALCDRITVLRNGRLVGERRTAELPRLDLVAMMLGRELEAAAHRIAPPADDGEEDARPPLVRFRGYGKARSVEPFDLAIRPGEVVGLAGLLGSGRTETARLVFGMDRADRGEVAVDGQAVRLRGPRDAIRLGFGFCPEDRKKEGIVGALSVRENIILALQARQGWLRPIPRRRQEEIADRFIRLLDIRTPHAEQPIQLLSGGNQQKALLARWLATEPRLLILDEPTRGIDVGAHAEIIRLIEQLCADGMALLVVSSELEEIVAYSRRVVVLRDRRHVAELRGGEVAVDRIVAAIASEPVHGEARP